CAAGTGAAAGCTAGGCATATGTGACCATACAACCTTCTTTCCTTTGGGATATGACTGACATATGGCATCAAACTGATACAAAACGATTGTGAGAACAAAAACTAGTTTGAATAAGGACCACCGACAAATCTAGAACAACTGATCAATAATACTAAGTACGATGTCCAGTGAACCAGATGTCAAGGGAACAAAGAGCAAAACAAACTCCTGGTGACGGGCACACGTCTTGTAATGTGCACCAGTGTGACACACTGATATGGTACTCTGTTAAAAGGCATAAGCACAACAAATAATGAGCTCTTTGAAGCTGCCCCAAACATACAGAAATATGAAAgacctctttgaccaaataaTCACAACAGGAGAAACTATCAATATCACCTTATACAGTTACAAGGCTACAAataatcagtagcatataaaaATCCTTGAAGCAGCCCCAAACATAGAGACTCACATCAAGTGCTACTACATGCCTCTTACCTTCCTTTTCCCATTGCCTAAACTGTTGTGCAAGTTTTTACTGAACTATAAAATACTATCTAACATGTCATATGAGCGACTAATTCTTTTTACCAGATATTATGAACGACTAGCAAGCACAAATAACAATACAATGGTTCACAGTTTGCTGCAACCATATTTATCTCAGTACAGTGATAACACAGCTCGTGTTCAACAAGTTATATGAGCATACCTTGTCACGCTCATTGGTCCCGCTAGGATTGAGCCGCTCCACCTTCCTCACGTGCACCGCAAACTTTCTAACTGCATCCGTGATGAGCTTCATGTGGTTGATCAAAGCCTTATCCGACCTAGTCATCATGGTCGGCTTCCTATAAGTGTTGAAGTACTTGGCGATCCTACCCCAGTACGTATCCTTTGACTGATCTGTTCCAACCACAGGATCTTGGCTCACGTTTAACCATGCTGACACGAGCAACTCATCCTCTTCGTATGTCCACTTTGTTCGGCCTgtcttcggcttcgccttcttcttcctcttggaggtggtcaccttcttcctTCCCTTCTCCTCGCTACCCAAGCTGAATTGAACCATCTCCTCAGGCGGTACAAGAGTGTCCGCAACCACGAACTGGGACATGTCCGAGGGAGGTGCCACAACAGAGGGACCCCCCGGCATTTGCGGCCCCGGCCATGTCATCCGGTCAAATCCATCCTGAAGCATACTCTTGTAAAACGGATCTATGGAGCCCCTGCACATCACAAGAAAAAGGAAGGTGAACATGCAACACTATGGATGATTCATTTGAACTCTATAAAGAGATGCAACTAAATGCACATTAGTGTTGCaaatatttggaaaaaaatgTTGCAACTTAAAGGAAAACAGTTCTTGCCAGCAAAGGAGTAGTCGTGATTACTGCACAACTACTAATCTACATATATTTACATAGCAAAGaagtttttacaaaaaattagaACACACATCAGTAGTTTAATTCCAGCTTGAACCATATTGTAAGAAGAGTACCATGAACATACATAAGTAATTAGGAGATTGAAATCATATGTGTACAAAAAATCATGTGCAACATCATTTAAGCAAACCATTTCAGACCTAAAATGATACAACTAGTTCAATCTACCTGCCACACATTATCTCAATTTCCTATTTTCAAAGCACAACTATTTAGTGCCACTAATGCTCTGATACTTCAGTGCATTTCAGTGCCAATTCCAAACTAATTACTTGATCTTATACACTATCAAGCTCACTACTTGTTCTTAAAGTTCAGTGCCACTTTCAAACTGATAACATGCTTATATACACTGCTCTTCGAAGCTATCTATATACTTCCATGATGAAGCTATCTACAT
The nucleotide sequence above comes from Phragmites australis chromosome 4, lpPhrAust1.1, whole genome shotgun sequence. Encoded proteins:
- the LOC133914632 gene encoding glutathione S-transferase T3-like, which codes for MSQFVVADTLVPPEEMVQFSLGSEEKGRKKVTTSKRKKKAKPKTGRTKWTYEEDELLVSAWLNVSQDPVVGTDQSKDTYWGRIAKYFNTYRKPTMMTRSDKALINHMKLITDAVRKFAVHVRKVERLNPSGTNERDKMARTCMTYKGIEGKPFAYTHCWVMLADHLKWHAHESAKAQKMQDGVDVQSSQAARNEVANDAASNTSTDLPRPIGREAAKAARTRKSPSTTSLPTVSGGMYESHIAEISETKKVIVELKKEQISVMRL